In Anser cygnoides isolate HZ-2024a breed goose chromosome 14, Taihu_goose_T2T_genome, whole genome shotgun sequence, one genomic interval encodes:
- the HTR4 gene encoding 5-hydroxytryptamine receptor 4 isoform X2: MEELDVNVSSSEGFGVAEKIVLLTFISAVILMAILGNLLVMVAVCRDRQLRKIKTNYFIVSLAFADLLVSVLVMPFGAIELVQDNWIYGEMFCLVRTSLDVLLTTASILHLCCISLDRYYAICCQPLVYRNKMTPLRIAVMLGGCWVIPTFISFLPIMQGWNSIGIIDLIQQRQFNKASNSTYCIFMVNKPYAITCSVVAFYIPFLLMVLAYYRIYVTAREHARQIRVLQRAGTPADGRQHPPDQHSTHRMKTETKAAKTLCIIMGCFCLCWAPFFVTNIVDPFINYTVPGKLWTAFLWLGYINSGLNPFLYAFLNKSFRRAFLIILCCGDERYRRPSILGQTVPCSTTTINGSTHVLRCDVTPYKVTSS, from the exons TTCGAGTGAGGGCTTCGGCGTAGCAGAGAAGATCGTGCTGCTCACCTTCATCTCGGCGGTTATTCTGATGGCCATCCTGGGGAACCTGCTGGTGATGGTGGCGGTATGCCGGGACAGGCAGCTCAG GAAAATCAAGACCAATTATTTCATTGTTTCCCTTGCCTTTGCGGACCTGCTGGTGTCAGTGCTGGTGATGCCGTTTGGAGCCATTGAGTTGGTTCAGGACAACTGGATCTATGGAGAGATGTTCTGCCTCGTTCGGACATCTCTTGACGTCCTGCTCACCACAGCATCAATCCTGCACCTGTGCTGTATCTCACTGGACAG GTACTATGCTATTTGCTGCCAGCCACTGGTTTACAGGAACAAGATGACTCCATTGCGCATCGCTGTAATGCTTGGAGGCTGCTGGGTAATCccaacatttatttctttcctcccaATCATGCAAGGCTGGAATAGCATTGGCATCATTGATCTG atcCAGCAAAGGCAGTTCAACAAGGCTTCCAACTCCACCTACTGCATATTCATGGTGAACAAGCCATATGCCATTACCTGCTCCGTGGTGGCCTTCTACATTCCCTTCCTCCTGATGGTGCTGGCCTACTACCGCATCTACGTCACCGCCAGGGAGCACGCTCGCCAGATCCGGGTGCTGCAGCGCGCAGGGACCCCCGCCGACGGCCGGCAGCACCCCCCGGACCAGCACAGCACGCACCGCATGAAGACTGAGACCAAAGCTGCCAAGACCCTGTGCATCATCATGGGGTGCTTCTGCCTGTGCTGGGCCCCCTTCTTTGTCACAAACATAGTGGACCCTTTCATAAACTACACGGTGCCGGGGAAGCTGTGGACAGCTTTTCTGTGGCTGGGCTACATCAATTCAGGGTTGAACCCCTTCCTCTACGCCTTCCTGAACAAGTCTTTCAGACGTGCCTTCCTCATCATCCTGTGCTGTGGTGATGAGCGATACCGAAGGCCTTCTATCTTGGGGCAGACGGTCCCCTGTTCCACCACCACAATAAATGGATCGACTCACGTGCTAAG
- the HTR4 gene encoding 5-hydroxytryptamine receptor 4 isoform X1: protein MEELDVNVSSSEGFGVAEKIVLLTFISAVILMAILGNLLVMVAVCRDRQLRKIKTNYFIVSLAFADLLVSVLVMPFGAIELVQDNWIYGEMFCLVRTSLDVLLTTASILHLCCISLDRYYAICCQPLVYRNKMTPLRIAVMLGGCWVIPTFISFLPIMQGWNSIGIIDLIQQRQFNKASNSTYCIFMVNKPYAITCSVVAFYIPFLLMVLAYYRIYVTAREHARQIRVLQRAGTPADGRQHPPDQHSTHRMKTETKAAKTLCIIMGCFCLCWAPFFVTNIVDPFINYTVPGKLWTAFLWLGYINSGLNPFLYAFLNKSFRRAFLIILCCGDERYRRPSILGQTVPCSTTTINGSTHVLRYTVLHNGHHQEQEKLPIHNDPESQESCF from the exons TTCGAGTGAGGGCTTCGGCGTAGCAGAGAAGATCGTGCTGCTCACCTTCATCTCGGCGGTTATTCTGATGGCCATCCTGGGGAACCTGCTGGTGATGGTGGCGGTATGCCGGGACAGGCAGCTCAG GAAAATCAAGACCAATTATTTCATTGTTTCCCTTGCCTTTGCGGACCTGCTGGTGTCAGTGCTGGTGATGCCGTTTGGAGCCATTGAGTTGGTTCAGGACAACTGGATCTATGGAGAGATGTTCTGCCTCGTTCGGACATCTCTTGACGTCCTGCTCACCACAGCATCAATCCTGCACCTGTGCTGTATCTCACTGGACAG GTACTATGCTATTTGCTGCCAGCCACTGGTTTACAGGAACAAGATGACTCCATTGCGCATCGCTGTAATGCTTGGAGGCTGCTGGGTAATCccaacatttatttctttcctcccaATCATGCAAGGCTGGAATAGCATTGGCATCATTGATCTG atcCAGCAAAGGCAGTTCAACAAGGCTTCCAACTCCACCTACTGCATATTCATGGTGAACAAGCCATATGCCATTACCTGCTCCGTGGTGGCCTTCTACATTCCCTTCCTCCTGATGGTGCTGGCCTACTACCGCATCTACGTCACCGCCAGGGAGCACGCTCGCCAGATCCGGGTGCTGCAGCGCGCAGGGACCCCCGCCGACGGCCGGCAGCACCCCCCGGACCAGCACAGCACGCACCGCATGAAGACTGAGACCAAAGCTGCCAAGACCCTGTGCATCATCATGGGGTGCTTCTGCCTGTGCTGGGCCCCCTTCTTTGTCACAAACATAGTGGACCCTTTCATAAACTACACGGTGCCGGGGAAGCTGTGGACAGCTTTTCTGTGGCTGGGCTACATCAATTCAGGGTTGAACCCCTTCCTCTACGCCTTCCTGAACAAGTCTTTCAGACGTGCCTTCCTCATCATCCTGTGCTGTGGTGATGAGCGATACCGAAGGCCTTCTATCTTGGGGCAGACGGTCCCCTGTTCCACCACCACAATAAATGGATCGACTCACGTGCTAAG
- the HTR4 gene encoding 5-hydroxytryptamine receptor 4 isoform X3, whose product MEELDVNVSSSEGFGVAEKIVLLTFISAVILMAILGNLLVMVAVCRDRQLRKIKTNYFIVSLAFADLLVSVLVMPFGAIELVQDNWIYGEMFCLVRTSLDVLLTTASILHLCCISLDRYYAICCQPLVYRNKMTPLRIAVMLGGCWVIPTFISFLPIMQGWNSIGIIDLIQQRQFNKASNSTYCIFMVNKPYAITCSVVAFYIPFLLMVLAYYRIYVTAREHARQIRVLQRAGTPADGRQHPPDQHSTHRMKTETKAAKTLCIIMGCFCLCWAPFFVTNIVDPFINYTVPGKLWTAFLWLGYINSGLNPFLYAFLNKSFRRAFLIILCCGDERYRRPSILGQTVPCSTTTINGSTHVLRH is encoded by the exons TTCGAGTGAGGGCTTCGGCGTAGCAGAGAAGATCGTGCTGCTCACCTTCATCTCGGCGGTTATTCTGATGGCCATCCTGGGGAACCTGCTGGTGATGGTGGCGGTATGCCGGGACAGGCAGCTCAG GAAAATCAAGACCAATTATTTCATTGTTTCCCTTGCCTTTGCGGACCTGCTGGTGTCAGTGCTGGTGATGCCGTTTGGAGCCATTGAGTTGGTTCAGGACAACTGGATCTATGGAGAGATGTTCTGCCTCGTTCGGACATCTCTTGACGTCCTGCTCACCACAGCATCAATCCTGCACCTGTGCTGTATCTCACTGGACAG GTACTATGCTATTTGCTGCCAGCCACTGGTTTACAGGAACAAGATGACTCCATTGCGCATCGCTGTAATGCTTGGAGGCTGCTGGGTAATCccaacatttatttctttcctcccaATCATGCAAGGCTGGAATAGCATTGGCATCATTGATCTG atcCAGCAAAGGCAGTTCAACAAGGCTTCCAACTCCACCTACTGCATATTCATGGTGAACAAGCCATATGCCATTACCTGCTCCGTGGTGGCCTTCTACATTCCCTTCCTCCTGATGGTGCTGGCCTACTACCGCATCTACGTCACCGCCAGGGAGCACGCTCGCCAGATCCGGGTGCTGCAGCGCGCAGGGACCCCCGCCGACGGCCGGCAGCACCCCCCGGACCAGCACAGCACGCACCGCATGAAGACTGAGACCAAAGCTGCCAAGACCCTGTGCATCATCATGGGGTGCTTCTGCCTGTGCTGGGCCCCCTTCTTTGTCACAAACATAGTGGACCCTTTCATAAACTACACGGTGCCGGGGAAGCTGTGGACAGCTTTTCTGTGGCTGGGCTACATCAATTCAGGGTTGAACCCCTTCCTCTACGCCTTCCTGAACAAGTCTTTCAGACGTGCCTTCCTCATCATCCTGTGCTGTGGTGATGAGCGATACCGAAGGCCTTCTATCTTGGGGCAGACGGTCCCCTGTTCCACCACCACAATAAATGGATCGACTCACGTGCTAAG GCATTGA